In a single window of the Melissococcus plutonius ATCC 35311 genome:
- the tsaD gene encoding tRNA (adenosine(37)-N6)-threonylcarbamoyltransferase complex transferase subunit TsaD, with product MKRVLLLAIESSCDETSVAVVADGHQILSNIIASQIHSHRRFGGVVPEVASRHHVEQITFCIEEALEEAAVRPEDLSGVAVTYGPGLVGALLIGVSAAKAFAWAHGLPLVQVNHMAGHTYAANLIEPLKFPLISLLVSGGHTELVYMKEAGSYEIIGETRDDAAGEAYDKIGRVLGLSYPSGKEVDLLAHKGKDTYHFPRAMLKEDNYDFSFSGLKSSFINTVHNAQQREEKLNKEDLAASFQASVVDVLVEKTIRACQEYSVKQLIIAGGVAANQGLREKMKKSLEENLPTTHLIIPSLRLCGDNAAMIGAAAYIEWEKGHFAEWDLNALPGLNFPYL from the coding sequence ATGAAAAGAGTGTTACTATTAGCAATAGAAAGTAGCTGTGATGAAACAAGTGTAGCAGTTGTTGCAGATGGTCATCAAATTCTTTCAAACATTATTGCATCACAAATCCATAGTCATCGAAGATTTGGCGGTGTGGTTCCAGAAGTGGCTAGTCGTCACCATGTTGAACAGATAACATTTTGTATAGAAGAGGCATTGGAAGAAGCAGCTGTTCGACCAGAAGATCTTAGTGGTGTTGCTGTTACCTATGGACCTGGATTGGTAGGTGCTTTATTGATTGGCGTCTCAGCAGCCAAAGCATTCGCTTGGGCGCATGGTTTACCCTTAGTACAAGTGAATCACATGGCTGGTCATACTTATGCAGCAAATTTGATTGAACCACTTAAATTTCCATTAATCTCTTTGCTAGTTAGTGGTGGACATACCGAATTGGTTTATATGAAAGAGGCTGGCTCGTATGAAATTATTGGTGAAACTAGGGATGATGCTGCAGGAGAAGCGTATGATAAAATTGGTAGAGTTTTAGGTCTTTCCTATCCAAGTGGAAAAGAAGTCGACCTCTTGGCTCATAAGGGAAAAGATACCTATCATTTTCCACGTGCGATGTTAAAAGAAGATAATTATGATTTTAGTTTTAGTGGACTTAAAAGTTCTTTTATTAATACAGTTCATAATGCACAACAACGTGAAGAAAAATTAAATAAAGAAGATTTAGCAGCTAGCTTTCAAGCAAGTGTGGTTGACGTCTTGGTGGAAAAAACCATTCGAGCATGTCAGGAATATTCTGTCAAGCAATTAATTATTGCTGGAGGGGTAGCAGCAAACCAAGGCTTAAGAGAAAAAATGAAAAAATCCTTAGAGGAAAATTTACCAACAACTCACTTAATTATTCCTTCATTACGATTATGTGGTGATAATGCAGCCATGATTGGTGCAGCGGCGTACATAGAGTGGGAAAAAGGTCATTTTGCTGAATGGGATTTAAATGCTCTGCCAGGTTTAAATTTTCCTTATCTCTAA
- the rimI gene encoding ribosomal protein S18-alanine N-acetyltransferase — protein MILTKEQLSRERASSQLWQLSEVSYVNGSPWTEQQFFDDLLQPHSQYLIFIEENEWLGYLGYHVLLSEVQINNFVITKNKQKQGIGKQLFATFQQQLIDEKIEKVFLEVRESNKVARHFYEMLGFSMIGHRKNYYQAPKEHAWVMCKKLEGEKYGENEKSVTISNRK, from the coding sequence ATGATTTTAACAAAAGAACAATTATCAAGAGAAAGAGCTTCATCTCAACTTTGGCAATTAAGTGAAGTCAGTTATGTAAATGGATCACCTTGGACAGAACAACAATTTTTTGATGATTTACTACAGCCTCATAGTCAGTATCTTATTTTTATTGAAGAAAATGAATGGCTAGGTTATCTTGGATATCATGTACTTTTATCTGAAGTACAGATTAATAACTTTGTAATCACAAAAAACAAACAGAAACAAGGCATTGGAAAACAATTATTTGCTACTTTTCAGCAGCAATTGATCGATGAAAAAATTGAAAAAGTATTTTTAGAAGTTAGAGAATCAAATAAAGTGGCAAGGCATTTTTATGAAATGTTAGGTTTTTCAATGATAGGACATCGAAAAAATTATTATCAAGCACCAAAAGAACATGCATGGGTAATGTGTAAAAAGTTAGAAGGTGAAAAGTATGGAGAAAATGAAAAGAGTGTTACTATTAGCAATAGAAAGTAG
- a CDS encoding HD domain-containing protein, with translation MAEKWFEDAEYVSYVEDLLATDEVKRLNNYVHHIHTTRLEHCISVSYNSYRLAKRWHCNKRAVARAGLLHDLFFYDWRTTKFDGGTHAYMHPRIAAKNAESITELSDLEKDIIIKHMWGATIAPPRYKEGYIVTMVDKYCAFKEVMNPLMYSFKNKWRYHTTK, from the coding sequence ATGGCTGAAAAATGGTTTGAAGATGCAGAATATGTTTCGTATGTAGAAGATTTATTAGCAACGGATGAAGTGAAACGTTTAAATAATTATGTACATCATATTCATACAACCCGTCTGGAACACTGTATTAGTGTTTCTTATAATAGCTATAGGCTAGCAAAACGTTGGCATTGCAATAAAAGAGCAGTAGCTAGAGCTGGTTTATTGCATGATTTATTTTTTTATGATTGGCGAACAACTAAATTTGATGGTGGTACACATGCTTATATGCATCCACGAATCGCAGCTAAAAATGCAGAAAGTATCACCGAATTGTCGGATTTAGAAAAAGATATTATTATCAAACATATGTGGGGAGCAACAATAGCGCCGCCTAGGTATAAAGAAGGCTATATTGTAACAATGGTAGACAAATATTGTGCTTTTAAAGAAGTAATGAATCCATTAATGTATAGCTTTAAAAATAAGTGGCGATATCATACAACCAAATAA
- the argS gene encoding arginine--tRNA ligase → MNNKEIVAKAIYEVVKDDLKMEQILQALETPKAVEHGDVAFPTFILAKTYRKAPKQIATELAEKINTTEFEKIAVVGPYLNFFMCKEMISQQVIQTILQEKNHYGEYTIGENRNITIDMSSPNIAKPISMGHLRSTVIGNSIALILKKIGYQPVRINHLGDWGTQFGKLIVAYKKWGSEEKVKMTPILELFHLYVKFHDEAEKNEELNDEARVWFKKLEEGDTEATQLWKWFREESLQEFNKIYAMLEVSFDSYNGEAFYNDKMDEIVTMLEEKHLLEEDKGAEIVDLSSYELNPALIRKSDGATLYITRDLAAALYRKRTYDFAKSLYIVGNEQAIHFKQLKAVLKELGFDWSDDMKHIPFGLITQGGKKLSTRKGKVVLLEEVLNEAIESANQQIAEKNPELMNREEVAKQVGIGAVIFHDLKNDRLNNFDFVLDEVVQFEGETGPYVQYTHARAMSILRKAEFIPKADTNYALNDSESWRIIKLLQEFPTIVLTAADKYEPSVIAKHAIRLAQAFNKYYAQVKILTEDNQKENRLALVYALTIILKEDLRLLGLHAPNEM, encoded by the coding sequence GTGAACAATAAAGAAATAGTAGCAAAAGCAATTTATGAAGTCGTTAAAGATGACCTGAAGATGGAGCAAATTTTACAAGCTTTAGAAACTCCTAAAGCAGTAGAGCATGGAGATGTTGCTTTTCCAACTTTTATACTTGCAAAAACTTACCGAAAAGCACCCAAACAAATTGCAACTGAATTAGCTGAAAAAATCAACACAACAGAATTTGAAAAAATTGCTGTAGTTGGTCCATATTTGAACTTCTTTATGTGTAAGGAAATGATTAGTCAACAAGTTATTCAAACTATTTTGCAAGAAAAAAATCATTATGGAGAATATACAATCGGTGAAAATCGCAATATTACTATCGATATGTCTTCTCCGAATATTGCAAAACCAATTTCTATGGGGCATTTACGTTCAACCGTTATTGGTAATTCTATTGCATTAATCTTGAAAAAAATTGGGTATCAACCTGTTCGAATTAACCATTTAGGTGATTGGGGAACCCAATTTGGTAAATTAATTGTGGCTTACAAGAAATGGGGATCAGAAGAGAAAGTAAAAATGACACCCATTCTTGAACTATTCCATTTGTATGTTAAATTCCATGATGAAGCCGAAAAAAATGAAGAGTTAAACGATGAGGCTAGAGTTTGGTTTAAAAAATTAGAAGAAGGCGACACTGAGGCAACACAACTATGGAAATGGTTCCGCGAAGAATCTTTGCAAGAGTTTAATAAGATCTATGCAATGCTAGAAGTTTCTTTTGACTCATATAATGGTGAAGCCTTTTATAATGATAAGATGGATGAAATTGTCACAATGCTTGAAGAAAAACATCTATTAGAAGAGGATAAAGGTGCAGAGATTGTTGATCTTTCTTCTTACGAACTAAATCCAGCTTTGATTCGTAAATCTGATGGAGCAACCTTATACATTACACGTGATTTGGCGGCTGCGTTATATCGCAAACGCACCTATGATTTTGCTAAATCTCTTTATATTGTTGGTAACGAACAAGCCATTCATTTTAAACAGCTAAAAGCTGTTTTAAAAGAATTAGGATTTGATTGGTCAGATGATATGAAGCATATTCCATTTGGCTTAATCACTCAAGGTGGTAAAAAGCTCTCTACTCGTAAGGGAAAAGTTGTTTTACTAGAAGAGGTATTAAATGAAGCTATAGAATCAGCTAATCAACAAATTGCAGAAAAGAATCCCGAATTAATGAATCGTGAAGAAGTAGCAAAACAAGTAGGAATTGGCGCAGTTATTTTTCATGATTTAAAAAATGATCGTTTGAACAATTTTGATTTTGTCTTAGATGAAGTTGTTCAGTTTGAAGGTGAAACAGGACCATACGTACAATATACCCATGCACGTGCAATGAGTATTCTAAGAAAAGCAGAATTTATACCTAAAGCAGATACAAATTATGCATTAAATGATTCAGAAAGCTGGAGAATTATCAAATTGTTGCAAGAATTTCCTACAATTGTTTTAACTGCGGCAGATAAATATGAACCTTCTGTTATTGCTAAACATGCTATTCGTTTAGCACAGGCATTTAATAAATATTATGCTCAAGTAAAAATACTAACAGAAGATAATCAAAAAGAGAATCGATTAGCCTTGGTTTATGCTTTAACAATTATTTTAAAAGAAGATTTACGTTTATTAGGATTACATGCGCCAAATGAAATGTAA